One genomic region from Microcella humidisoli encodes:
- a CDS encoding polyprenol monophosphomannose synthase: MMRTLVVVPTYNEAESIRSIIARIRAAVPSADVLIVDDGSPDGTGGIADALASADTHVSVLHRARKEGLGAAYLQGFARAIDQGYAAVVEIDADGSHDPAELPAMLTLLESGPADLVIGSRWVDGGSVVNWPGPRRAISRSGNRYARWMLRSRIHDLTAGYRAYRTSALRGLDRAVVSSQGYCFQVELAWRVEAAGGVVLEHPIAFVERETGRSKMHAGIVTEALARVTWWGVSARLGRGPVRSTAR; this comes from the coding sequence ATGATGCGCACGCTCGTGGTCGTGCCCACGTACAACGAGGCCGAGAGCATCCGGTCGATCATCGCCCGAATCCGCGCAGCCGTCCCCAGCGCCGATGTGCTCATCGTCGACGACGGGTCGCCCGACGGGACGGGCGGCATCGCCGACGCGCTCGCCTCAGCCGATACCCACGTCTCGGTGCTGCACCGTGCGCGCAAGGAGGGCCTCGGCGCAGCCTACCTGCAGGGTTTCGCGCGGGCGATCGACCAGGGCTACGCCGCGGTCGTCGAGATCGACGCCGACGGTTCGCACGATCCCGCCGAGCTGCCGGCCATGCTCACGCTGCTCGAGAGCGGCCCGGCCGACCTCGTGATCGGCTCGCGATGGGTCGACGGGGGCTCGGTAGTCAACTGGCCCGGGCCACGACGCGCGATCTCGCGGTCGGGCAACCGCTATGCGCGGTGGATGCTGCGCTCCCGCATCCACGACCTGACAGCCGGTTACCGCGCCTACCGCACGAGTGCGCTGCGCGGGCTCGACCGCGCGGTGGTCTCCTCGCAGGGCTACTGCTTCCAGGTGGAGCTCGCCTGGCGGGTCGAGGCCGCAGGCGGTGTGGTGCTCGAGCATCCGATCGCGTTCGTGGAGCGCGAGACGGGACGCTCGAAGATGCACGCGGGGATCGTCACCGAGGCGCTCGCGCGCGTGACGTGGTGGGGCGTGTCGGCCC
- the lnt gene encoding apolipoprotein N-acyltransferase — MTSTIPADAGRATARPLSLDLALLAAIVGGWFMDLGYPDIAWWPFTIVGTALVLASLRGRSIGGALLVGAVSGFAYYGILIEWLTVYLGIVPWLALTLAQVFFTALGGVLIMLAWRWVPRAWPGVAGRLILTPAVVAAAWTAREAVASVFPFGGFAWGRLAHSQAEGPLNHWAAWVGFSGLTFLLAWFSAMLVAVVIERRVGMLRRGILVAGAFTALLVWPAVPIATTGTISVAAVQGDSDSGLFAEYEQGQILQDHYDATRTLFDQGLDLDVVVWPENASDLDPLRSEYAASVLDLVSDRLEAPVVVGTITVEGDETFNSVLLWRAGEGSVDQYDKVHPVPFAEYLPARDFFYPLAPSLFDLVPRDYSFGQRDTVVDLDGVIAGISICYDIVDDDLLARQIDEGAQVLLAPTNNADFGVSDQSVQQLAIARLRAIESGRALVNASTVGASAIVLPDGSTLDSLPLFEPGTMVQQVPLSDTVTPAHALGRTLEWGVILFGLLTITLAGLLIGRGGRARARVHEEPDGPR, encoded by the coding sequence GTGACCTCGACGATCCCGGCCGATGCGGGCCGTGCCACCGCACGACCGCTCTCGCTCGATCTCGCACTGCTCGCGGCCATCGTGGGCGGGTGGTTCATGGATCTCGGGTACCCCGACATCGCCTGGTGGCCGTTCACGATCGTCGGCACCGCGCTCGTGCTCGCAAGTCTGCGCGGCCGCAGTATCGGTGGTGCGCTGCTCGTCGGCGCCGTGAGCGGCTTCGCCTACTACGGCATCCTCATCGAGTGGCTGACGGTGTATCTCGGCATCGTGCCGTGGCTGGCCCTGACGCTCGCGCAGGTGTTCTTCACGGCGCTCGGCGGCGTGCTCATCATGCTCGCGTGGCGCTGGGTGCCCCGCGCCTGGCCCGGCGTCGCCGGTCGCCTCATCCTCACGCCCGCCGTGGTGGCGGCGGCGTGGACGGCGCGCGAGGCGGTCGCGAGCGTGTTCCCCTTCGGTGGCTTCGCGTGGGGCCGGCTGGCGCACAGTCAGGCGGAAGGTCCTCTCAATCACTGGGCAGCCTGGGTCGGGTTCTCCGGACTCACCTTCCTGCTCGCATGGTTCTCGGCGATGCTCGTCGCCGTCGTCATCGAACGTCGGGTCGGGATGCTGCGCCGCGGCATCCTCGTCGCCGGAGCATTCACCGCCCTGCTCGTCTGGCCGGCCGTGCCGATCGCCACGACGGGCACCATCTCGGTCGCCGCCGTGCAGGGCGACTCCGACTCGGGGCTCTTCGCCGAGTACGAGCAGGGGCAGATTCTGCAGGACCACTACGACGCGACGCGCACGCTCTTCGATCAGGGCCTCGACCTCGACGTCGTCGTGTGGCCCGAGAACGCGAGCGACCTCGACCCCCTGCGCAGCGAGTACGCCGCTTCGGTGCTCGACCTCGTGAGCGACCGGCTCGAGGCGCCCGTGGTCGTCGGCACGATCACCGTGGAGGGCGACGAGACGTTCAACTCCGTGCTGCTCTGGCGCGCGGGGGAGGGCTCGGTCGACCAGTACGACAAAGTGCATCCGGTGCCCTTCGCCGAGTATCTGCCCGCGCGCGACTTCTTCTACCCGCTCGCCCCGAGCCTGTTCGATCTCGTGCCGCGCGACTACTCGTTCGGCCAGCGCGACACCGTGGTCGATCTCGACGGCGTCATCGCGGGCATCTCGATCTGCTACGACATCGTCGATGACGACCTGTTGGCCCGGCAGATCGACGAGGGCGCCCAGGTGCTGCTCGCGCCCACGAACAACGCCGACTTCGGGGTGAGCGACCAGAGCGTGCAGCAGCTCGCGATCGCCCGCCTGCGCGCGATCGAGTCGGGCCGGGCGCTCGTCAACGCCTCGACGGTCGGCGCGAGCGCGATCGTGCTGCCCGACGGCTCGACGCTCGATAGCCTCCCGCTCTTCGAGCCCGGCACCATGGTGCAGCAGGTGCCCCTGAGCGACACCGTCACGCCCGCGCACGCGCTCGGCCGCACCCTCGAGTGGGGCGTGATCCTGTTCGGCCTGCTGACGATCACGCTCGCCGGGCTGCTGATCGGCCGAGGCGGGCGAGCTCGCGCGCGGGTGCACGAGGAGCCGGACGGGCCCCGATGA
- a CDS encoding DEAD/DEAH box helicase → MSDAARDTDAPSPAERYAAQRELRALPRLRAFRDGLTIELDPFQHAACAALEQGRSVLVAAPTGAGKTIVAEFAVFLAMFEPSAKIFYTAPMKALSNQKYTELVAQYGHSEVGLLTGDTNINARARIVVMTTEVLRNMLYADSDLLTDLAFVVMDEVHYLADRFRGAVWEEVIIHLPAHVRMISLSATVSNAEEFGDWLQAVRGDTDVIVSETRPVPLEQHVLVRSKLLDLFDSSGKAATNRVNPELVQLAKAGGHTPHRGRQHHPRRWEKRPAGEGRADRAEIVGMLGARNLLPAIFFIFSRAGCDQAVKQLVRSGIRLTDAAEREEIRLIVEERCRTLRDDDLAVLGYWEWLDGLQRGVAAHHAGLLPAFKEVVEELFQKKLLRVVFATETLALGINMPARTVVLEKLEKFNGEARVPITPGEYTQLTGRAGRRGIDTEGHSVIQWTGGLDPQAVASLASRRTYPLNSSFRPTYNMAVNLIEQFGRERTREVLESSFAQFQADRAVVDLARTVRKNQEALEGYARAMTCHLGDYTEYAALRRELSDLERGTRRVGEPGEKADKLRRQKQIEGVRTRMRKHPCHGCAEREAHARWAERWWRLSRETEKVSRQITGRTGAVAAVFDRITDILAELGYLETDEHGRLGLTTHGRSLRRIYGERDLLVAESLRRGLWRDLDVPSLGAMASAIVYAARRDDGQAPEYALPRGAFRPALERTQELWASLDDLEHEHRLPGSEPLATTLALPMHRWAAGASLDAVLRDADLAAGDFVRWTKQTIDLLDQISIVADGPVGRTARSALDAIRRGIVAYSSVA, encoded by the coding sequence ATGAGTGACGCCGCACGCGACACCGACGCACCGAGCCCTGCCGAACGCTACGCGGCCCAGCGCGAATTGCGGGCGCTGCCGCGCCTGCGCGCCTTCCGCGACGGGCTGACGATCGAGCTCGACCCCTTCCAGCATGCCGCCTGTGCGGCACTCGAGCAGGGCCGCAGTGTTCTCGTCGCCGCGCCCACCGGCGCTGGCAAGACGATCGTCGCCGAGTTCGCCGTGTTCCTGGCGATGTTCGAGCCGAGCGCCAAGATCTTCTACACCGCCCCGATGAAGGCGCTGAGCAACCAGAAGTACACCGAGCTCGTCGCCCAGTACGGCCACAGCGAGGTGGGTCTGCTGACGGGCGATACCAACATCAACGCCCGTGCGCGCATCGTGGTCATGACCACCGAGGTGCTGCGCAACATGCTGTACGCCGACTCCGACCTGCTCACCGACCTCGCCTTCGTCGTCATGGATGAAGTGCACTACCTCGCCGACCGGTTCCGCGGGGCCGTGTGGGAGGAGGTCATCATCCACCTGCCGGCGCACGTGCGCATGATCTCGCTCAGCGCGACGGTCTCGAACGCTGAAGAGTTCGGCGACTGGCTGCAGGCCGTGCGCGGCGACACCGACGTCATCGTGAGCGAGACCCGCCCCGTTCCGCTCGAGCAGCACGTGCTCGTGCGCTCGAAGCTGCTCGACCTCTTCGACTCCTCGGGCAAGGCCGCCACGAACCGCGTCAACCCTGAGCTCGTGCAGCTCGCGAAGGCCGGCGGCCACACCCCGCACCGCGGCCGCCAGCACCATCCGAGACGCTGGGAGAAGCGGCCGGCGGGGGAGGGGCGCGCCGATCGCGCCGAGATCGTCGGGATGCTCGGGGCCCGCAATCTGTTGCCCGCGATCTTCTTCATCTTCAGCAGAGCGGGTTGCGATCAAGCGGTGAAGCAGCTCGTGCGCTCGGGCATTCGACTCACCGATGCCGCCGAGCGTGAAGAGATCCGGCTCATCGTCGAAGAGCGCTGCCGCACGCTGCGCGACGACGACCTCGCCGTGCTCGGCTACTGGGAGTGGCTCGACGGGCTGCAGCGCGGTGTCGCCGCGCACCACGCCGGCCTCCTGCCGGCCTTCAAGGAGGTCGTCGAGGAGCTGTTCCAGAAGAAGCTGCTGCGCGTCGTGTTCGCGACGGAGACGCTCGCCCTCGGCATCAACATGCCCGCGCGCACCGTCGTGCTCGAGAAGCTCGAGAAGTTCAACGGCGAGGCGCGCGTGCCCATCACGCCCGGTGAGTACACCCAGCTCACGGGCCGAGCCGGGCGGCGGGGGATCGACACCGAGGGCCACTCGGTCATCCAGTGGACGGGCGGGCTCGACCCGCAGGCGGTCGCGTCGCTCGCATCGCGTCGCACCTACCCGCTCAACTCGAGCTTCCGCCCCACGTACAACATGGCCGTCAACCTCATCGAGCAGTTCGGTCGCGAGCGCACGCGCGAGGTGCTCGAATCGAGCTTCGCGCAGTTCCAGGCCGACCGCGCCGTCGTCGATCTCGCTCGCACGGTGCGCAAGAACCAGGAGGCACTGGAGGGCTACGCGCGCGCGATGACCTGCCACCTCGGCGACTACACCGAGTACGCGGCGCTGCGGCGCGAGCTCAGCGACCTCGAGCGCGGCACACGACGCGTCGGCGAGCCGGGTGAGAAAGCCGACAAGCTGCGCCGGCAGAAGCAGATCGAGGGCGTGCGCACGCGCATGCGCAAGCACCCGTGCCACGGGTGCGCCGAGCGTGAGGCGCACGCGCGCTGGGCCGAGCGCTGGTGGCGCCTGAGCCGCGAGACCGAGAAGGTCAGCCGGCAGATCACGGGTCGCACGGGCGCGGTGGCCGCCGTCTTCGACCGCATCACCGACATTCTCGCCGAGCTCGGCTACCTCGAGACCGACGAGCACGGCCGCCTGGGTCTGACGACCCACGGCCGCTCGCTGCGCCGCATCTACGGCGAGCGCGATCTGCTCGTGGCCGAGAGCCTGCGTCGCGGGCTCTGGCGCGACCTCGACGTGCCCTCGCTCGGGGCGATGGCCAGCGCCATCGTGTATGCCGCGCGCCGCGATGACGGGCAGGCACCCGAGTACGCGCTGCCGCGCGGCGCCTTCCGGCCGGCGCTCGAGCGCACGCAAGAGCTCTGGGCCTCGCTCGACGATCTCGAGCACGAGCATCGGCTGCCGGGCAGCGAGCCCCTCGCCACGACGCTGGCCCTGCCCATGCACCGCTGGGCCGCCGGGGCGTCGCTCGACGCAGTGCTGCGCGATGCTGACCTCGCGGCAGGCGACTTCGTGCGCTGGACCAAGCAGACCATCGACCTCCTCGATCAGATCTCGATCGTCGCCGATGGACCGGTCGGGCGCACGGCGCGCAGCGCGCTCGACGCGATCCGCCGCGGCATCGTCGCCTACAGCTCGGTCGCCTGA
- the tatC gene encoding twin-arginine translocase subunit TatC, which produces MAGREPRPRNPEGRMSLGQHLVELRKRISISAVAIILFSIPAWWAVDFVWAALSAPVLAVAEAQDRDATLAYTTIGEAFDTRLLIMFLVGIVASSPIWLYQLWAFIVPALHQREKRFAIGFIAASVPLFVGGCLAAWFVFPNIVILLTSFAFGESATLLSARIYLDFAIKFILAIGAGFLFPVVLVALNLARVITGTGILKAWRWAILGITAFTAIATPAADVLSMVLLAIPMVGLYFAAAGIASINDKRVAKREAALNAEYGIRVDE; this is translated from the coding sequence GTGGCCGGCCGCGAACCGCGGCCCCGGAATCCCGAGGGCCGCATGTCCCTCGGGCAGCACCTCGTCGAGTTGCGCAAGCGCATCTCGATCTCGGCTGTCGCGATCATCCTGTTCTCGATCCCGGCCTGGTGGGCCGTCGACTTCGTCTGGGCCGCCCTCAGCGCCCCCGTGCTGGCCGTCGCCGAGGCGCAGGACCGCGATGCGACCCTCGCCTACACGACGATCGGCGAGGCCTTCGACACCCGCCTGCTCATCATGTTCTTGGTCGGCATCGTGGCGTCGTCACCCATCTGGCTCTACCAGCTGTGGGCGTTCATCGTGCCGGCCCTGCATCAGCGTGAGAAGCGCTTCGCGATCGGCTTCATCGCCGCCTCGGTGCCGCTCTTCGTGGGCGGTTGCCTCGCGGCGTGGTTCGTGTTCCCCAACATCGTCATCCTGCTGACGAGCTTCGCCTTCGGCGAGTCGGCGACGCTGCTGAGCGCGCGCATCTACCTCGACTTCGCGATCAAGTTCATTCTTGCGATCGGGGCGGGGTTCCTCTTCCCGGTCGTGCTCGTGGCGCTCAACCTCGCCCGCGTGATCACGGGCACGGGCATCCTGAAGGCCTGGCGATGGGCGATCCTCGGCATCACGGCGTTCACGGCGATCGCGACGCCCGCCGCCGACGTGCTGTCGATGGTGCTCCTCGCCATCCCGATGGTGGGGCTCTACTTCGCGGCCGCGGGCATCGCCTCGATCAACGACAAGCGGGTCGCCAAGCGCGAGGCGGCGCTCAACGCCGAGTACGGCATCCGCGTCGATGAGTGA
- a CDS encoding twin-arginine translocase TatA/TatE family subunit, giving the protein MFGGNLGGWTGLILLLVVILLFAAPKLPQLARSLGQSMTIFKKEIKNKDIDGESGTDAGTAPKADSTDTSSSK; this is encoded by the coding sequence ATGTTCGGTGGAAACCTCGGTGGCTGGACCGGCCTCATCCTGCTCCTCGTGGTCATCCTGCTCTTCGCCGCCCCGAAGCTGCCGCAGCTCGCGCGCAGCCTCGGCCAGTCGATGACGATCTTCAAGAAGGAGATCAAGAACAAGGACATCGACGGCGAGTCGGGGACCGACGCGGGCACCGCGCCGAAGGCCGACAGCACCGACACCTCCTCGTCGAAGTAG
- a CDS encoding helix-turn-helix transcriptional regulator, translating into MAERPAPPKAQDKLAFLLALVPYLIDQVRVTVDEAAAHFRTTPDEMRKAVMLIAMSGTPGADGTYTHETLFDIDWDDFDERGIIRFRAAPMEDKPRFSSREAAALLAGLQRVAALPEFAARVDIVELMAKLARGATGAPAPLAVRAGELAAIQATLAEAVSTGRRVRIDYVTTRGVREVREVDPISFDGVDDAWYLRGWCLTRDAERTFLLDRMASAELLGEAEAHEAATPGDELFQGASTDERVTLRLPAAALPLIADYRGPEDPVRIEGESATVTLRIAHVGILGRIAARLAGGVEILEPSVARAAVADWARSALAADDGGSAQETPSADR; encoded by the coding sequence ATGGCTGAGCGCCCCGCCCCGCCGAAGGCGCAGGACAAGCTCGCCTTCCTGCTGGCCCTCGTGCCGTACCTCATCGACCAGGTGCGCGTGACGGTCGACGAGGCTGCCGCGCACTTCCGCACGACTCCTGACGAGATGCGCAAGGCCGTCATGCTCATCGCGATGAGCGGCACGCCCGGCGCCGACGGCACCTACACGCACGAGACCCTGTTCGACATCGACTGGGACGACTTCGACGAGCGCGGCATCATCCGGTTCCGCGCCGCGCCCATGGAGGACAAGCCCCGGTTCTCGTCGCGCGAGGCCGCCGCGCTGCTCGCCGGTCTGCAGCGCGTCGCCGCCCTGCCCGAGTTCGCGGCCCGCGTCGACATCGTCGAGCTCATGGCCAAGCTCGCGCGCGGTGCCACGGGGGCACCCGCACCGCTCGCGGTGCGCGCGGGCGAGCTCGCCGCCATCCAGGCGACGCTCGCCGAGGCGGTCTCGACCGGGCGGCGCGTGCGCATCGACTACGTGACGACGCGCGGCGTGCGCGAGGTGCGCGAGGTCGACCCGATCAGCTTCGACGGCGTCGACGACGCCTGGTACCTGCGCGGATGGTGCCTCACGCGCGACGCCGAGCGCACCTTCCTGCTCGACCGCATGGCGAGCGCCGAGCTGCTCGGCGAGGCCGAGGCGCACGAGGCCGCGACCCCGGGCGACGAGCTCTTCCAGGGCGCATCCACGGACGAGCGGGTCACCCTGCGCCTGCCCGCGGCGGCCCTGCCGCTCATCGCGGACTACCGCGGGCCGGAGGACCCGGTGCGGATCGAGGGGGAGAGCGCGACCGTGACGCTGCGCATCGCGCACGTCGGCATCCTGGGGCGCATCGCCGCCCGGCTCGCCGGCGGCGTCGAGATCCTGGAGCCCTCGGTCGCGCGCGCGGCGGTCGCCGACTGGGCGCGGTCCGCGCTCGCGGCCGACGACGGCGGGTCCGCGCAGGAGACTCCGAGCGCCGACCGCTAG
- a CDS encoding helix-turn-helix transcriptional regulator, which produces MPSSSRRVPVEERLFSLVLALLATEQGLTKAEILSTVTGYAARYDVAADRANLERQFERDKEELRELGVPLETVDAPGADGDTKLQRYRIPPSRYQLPDDIVFSPEEYAMLTLAAQVWREGSLSTDSRRALTKLQSLGVRIDDAVIGFAPSIRTRDAAHEPLTAAIDRGQQVTFPYLKPGQAAAEHRTVSPLALVFHEGRWHLHAFDDGVDARRTFLLRRIVGPVVLAGAPATVRPSADEPARVLDELAALWRSTVATVRVRPGSEAEVVMRNRPGTEEAARGLQVHATDLDILADELAAFGADVQVVEPAALRDAVRARWHKVVQTHG; this is translated from the coding sequence ATGCCCTCGTCGTCACGGCGGGTACCGGTCGAAGAGCGCCTGTTCAGCCTCGTGCTGGCGCTCCTCGCGACCGAGCAAGGGCTCACGAAGGCCGAGATCCTCTCGACCGTCACTGGCTACGCCGCGCGCTACGACGTCGCGGCCGACCGCGCGAACCTCGAGCGGCAGTTCGAGCGCGACAAGGAGGAGCTGCGCGAGCTCGGCGTGCCCCTCGAGACCGTCGACGCGCCCGGCGCCGACGGCGACACGAAGCTGCAGCGCTACCGCATCCCGCCCTCGCGGTACCAGCTACCCGACGACATCGTGTTCAGCCCCGAGGAGTACGCGATGCTCACGCTCGCGGCCCAGGTCTGGCGCGAGGGGTCGCTCTCGACCGACTCGCGGCGCGCGCTCACCAAGCTGCAGTCGCTCGGCGTGCGCATCGACGACGCCGTCATCGGCTTCGCCCCGAGCATCCGCACGCGTGACGCCGCGCACGAGCCCCTCACGGCCGCGATCGATCGCGGCCAGCAGGTGACCTTCCCGTACCTGAAGCCGGGCCAGGCCGCCGCCGAGCACCGCACGGTGTCGCCGCTCGCCCTCGTCTTCCACGAGGGGCGCTGGCATCTGCACGCCTTCGACGACGGGGTGGATGCTCGGCGCACCTTCCTGCTGCGCCGCATCGTCGGCCCCGTCGTGCTCGCGGGCGCGCCCGCCACGGTGCGCCCGTCGGCCGACGAGCCGGCGCGCGTGCTCGACGAGCTCGCCGCGCTCTGGCGGTCGACGGTGGCGACCGTGCGCGTGCGCCCGGGCAGCGAGGCCGAGGTCGTCATGCGCAACCGCCCGGGCACGGAGGAGGCCGCGCGGGGCCTGCAGGTGCACGCCACCGACCTCGACATCCTCGCCGACGAGCTCGCCGCGTTCGGCGCCGACGTGCAGGTCGTCGAGCCCGCGGCGCTGCGCGACGCGGTGCGCGCGCGCTGGCACAAGGTGGTGCAGACGCATGGCTGA
- a CDS encoding FKBP-type peptidyl-prolyl cis-trans isomerase, with the protein MTATPRRSVRTASALVLTSALIGSLVACTGPAASGACTPVVPTGDAPGYVEASGAFGSAPEVEFPTPLTTDGTQQAVIDAGEGDRIAAGQIVDFQVSLFNGEDGELITASAYSDEEAPLRRTAGSEIDLLAEAVQCAQVGSRIAVTGTIEDVFGADTLDPGLGLANDDAIVMVLDVQAAYLGRATGLPQLGAAGIPAVVTAPNGTPGVTIPDEAPPTELRSHTLVLGQGAAIEEGDRAVLHYTGLLWSTKTIFDSSWERGAPATFTITSFENDPNGIVTGLADGLVGRTVGSQVIVVIPPEFGYPAGQAPATIPDGSTMVFVVDILGIEG; encoded by the coding sequence GTGACTGCGACCCCCCGACGCTCTGTGCGCACCGCTTCCGCCCTCGTCCTGACCAGCGCCCTCATCGGCTCGCTCGTCGCGTGCACCGGCCCCGCCGCCTCGGGCGCATGCACCCCCGTCGTGCCGACAGGGGATGCGCCCGGCTACGTCGAGGCCTCCGGCGCGTTCGGCAGCGCCCCCGAGGTCGAGTTCCCGACGCCGCTCACGACCGATGGCACGCAGCAGGCCGTGATCGACGCGGGCGAGGGCGACCGCATCGCCGCCGGCCAGATCGTCGACTTCCAGGTCAGCCTGTTCAACGGCGAGGACGGCGAGCTCATCACCGCGAGCGCCTACTCCGACGAGGAGGCGCCGCTGCGCCGCACCGCCGGCAGCGAGATCGACCTGCTCGCCGAGGCCGTGCAGTGCGCCCAGGTCGGCTCGCGCATCGCCGTGACGGGCACGATCGAAGACGTCTTCGGCGCTGACACGCTCGACCCCGGTCTCGGGCTCGCCAACGACGACGCGATCGTCATGGTGCTCGATGTGCAGGCCGCCTACCTCGGCCGGGCGACCGGTCTTCCCCAGCTCGGCGCGGCGGGCATCCCCGCCGTCGTGACGGCACCCAACGGCACGCCCGGCGTGACGATCCCCGATGAGGCGCCGCCGACCGAGCTTCGCTCGCACACGCTCGTGCTCGGCCAGGGTGCGGCGATCGAGGAGGGCGACCGTGCCGTGCTGCACTACACGGGGCTGCTCTGGAGCACGAAGACGATCTTCGACTCGAGCTGGGAGCGCGGCGCCCCGGCGACGTTCACGATCACGAGCTTCGAGAACGACCCGAACGGCATCGTCACCGGACTCGCCGACGGGCTCGTCGGCCGCACGGTCGGCTCGCAGGTGATCGTCGTGATCCCGCCGGAGTTCGGCTACCCCGCCGGTCAGGCCCCCGCCACGATCCCCGATGGGTCGACGATGGTGTTCGTCGTCGACATCCTCGGCATCGAGGGCTAA
- a CDS encoding tRNA (adenine-N1)-methyltransferase produces MTTRRQSGPFVEGDQVQLTDPKGRLNTITLEAGNAFHSHRGVLQHEVLIGLPDGSVVENSQGVAYLALRPLLTDFVMSMPRGAAIIYPKDAAQILAQADIFPGARVVEAGVGSGALSMWLLRAIGERGHLFSFERREEFAQIAEGNVSAYVGARPENWTITMGDLQDALPQAVPDGTADRAVLDMLAPWECLDAVAAALTPGGVLLVYVATATQLSRVAEAIRLTETFTEPVSTETMVRGWNVDGLSVRPDHRMVAHTGFLLTARRLADGAGRFVKAKRGSKTEYGDVDLELWTPGAVGDRQASDKRLRKAAREAQALAEKSARRPIE; encoded by the coding sequence ATGACCACCCGCCGACAGAGCGGCCCCTTCGTCGAGGGCGACCAGGTGCAGCTGACCGACCCCAAGGGGCGGCTCAACACGATCACGCTCGAGGCGGGCAACGCCTTCCACAGCCACCGCGGCGTGCTGCAGCACGAGGTGCTCATCGGACTGCCCGACGGCAGCGTCGTCGAGAACTCGCAGGGCGTCGCCTACCTCGCGCTGCGCCCGCTGCTGACCGACTTCGTCATGTCGATGCCGCGCGGCGCCGCCATCATCTACCCGAAAGACGCCGCGCAGATCCTCGCGCAGGCCGACATCTTCCCGGGTGCGCGCGTCGTCGAGGCCGGCGTCGGCTCGGGCGCGCTGAGCATGTGGCTGCTGCGCGCCATCGGCGAGCGCGGCCACCTCTTCTCGTTCGAGCGGCGCGAGGAGTTCGCGCAGATCGCCGAGGGCAACGTGAGCGCCTACGTCGGCGCGCGGCCCGAGAACTGGACGATCACGATGGGCGATCTGCAGGATGCCCTGCCGCAGGCCGTGCCCGACGGCACCGCCGACCGCGCCGTGCTCGACATGCTCGCGCCCTGGGAGTGCCTCGACGCCGTCGCCGCGGCGCTCACGCCCGGGGGAGTGCTGCTCGTGTATGTCGCGACCGCCACGCAGCTCTCGCGGGTGGCCGAGGCGATCCGCCTCACCGAGACCTTCACCGAGCCCGTGTCGACCGAGACGATGGTGCGCGGCTGGAACGTCGACGGATTGTCGGTGCGTCCCGACCACCGCATGGTCGCGCACACGGGGTTCCTGCTCACCGCACGACGGCTCGCCGATGGCGCGGGGCGCTTCGTGAAGGCCAAGCGCGGCTCGAAGACCGAGTACGGCGACGTCGACCTCGAGCTGTGGACTCCGGGGGCCGTCGGCGACCGGCAGGCGAGCGACAAGCGCCTGCGCAAGGCCGCCCGTGAGGCTCAGGCCCTCGCCGAGAAGTCGGCGCGCCGCCCGATAGAGTGA
- a CDS encoding HAD family hydrolase codes for MTAPTPAAVLWDMDGTIVDTEPYWMRAETELVGEHGGTWSEAQGMQLVGSGLVQSARILQQAGVALEVDEIISTLTDRVMLQVETDVPWRPGALELITELRAAGIPIALVTMSIRRMALQIAGAIGDDVFDVVIAGDDVEHPKPHPQPYLLAAERLGVAIHDCVAIEDSEFGLVSAVASGAAAIGVPLHLTLHEGPTHELWPTLAGRTVADLAGALARHHHRATGA; via the coding sequence GTGACCGCTCCGACTCCTGCCGCCGTTCTCTGGGACATGGACGGCACCATCGTCGACACCGAGCCCTATTGGATGCGCGCCGAGACCGAGCTGGTCGGCGAGCACGGCGGCACCTGGAGCGAGGCCCAGGGCATGCAGCTCGTCGGTTCCGGCCTCGTGCAGTCGGCCCGCATCCTGCAGCAGGCGGGCGTCGCCCTCGAGGTCGACGAGATCATCAGCACCCTCACCGACCGGGTCATGCTGCAGGTCGAGACGGACGTGCCGTGGCGACCGGGCGCACTGGAGCTCATCACCGAGCTGCGCGCGGCGGGCATCCCGATCGCCCTCGTCACAATGTCGATCCGTCGCATGGCGCTGCAGATCGCGGGCGCGATCGGCGACGACGTCTTCGATGTCGTGATCGCGGGCGATGATGTCGAGCACCCCAAGCCGCACCCGCAGCCGTACCTGCTCGCCGCCGAACGGCTCGGCGTGGCCATTCACGACTGCGTCGCGATCGAAGACAGCGAGTTCGGGCTCGTCTCGGCCGTCGCGTCGGGTGCCGCCGCGATCGGCGTGCCCCTGCACCTCACGCTGCACGAGGGCCCCACCCACGAGCTGTGGCCGACGCTCGCCGGGCGCACGGTCGCCGACCTCGCCGGCGCGCTCGCGCGTCACCACCACCGAGCGACAGGGGCCTGA